GACTTGGCCGGCCTCTGTCCACATAAACAAGGCGCTGCTCCGGCTGCTACCAGTGGGAAGGACAGCTCTGCCCCAAGTCCCTCCCGGCCCCGCAGCGGGGCCTGGCTCTCTGGCTGGGCACCGCTTCTTGCACCGAGGCTGGGCTACCAGCCCCCTCCCCGTCCCACCGGAGATGCTGTTCCAGGGGGCCTGGCCCTGCACCCCtcgctgccccagctgcagctcctggcagaggtgctggggctTGGCAGCACCCGGAGCTTTTCCCCAGGACAGAGGACCCCTGGAAAGAGTTGGGAGCTTGGCAGGTCAGCACCCCCCTTGCAGGTGGTCCTGTCCCTCCCCTCCTTGCTGCAGACTGAGGAGATGCTGGGCAGGCGCTGGGCACGTACTCGCCCTttctcctgtccctgcctggctgggctggtccagctctgcagcacagtgctCCCTTGCAGGTACTAGCACCGAAGGGTGACAGGGGTGACACCCTGCTCCTCAGACTGGCAGTAGGGCTAGCCCCACTGCTTGAGGAGAGGGTTGGGTGTGAAGCAGCTCCCTCTACCCTAAAAGGAGTTGTGAGCTGAAGGGTGGGCAGCAAACAGAGTTtgggagaggcagaaaagagGCTTTGGAGAATTATGCACAGAGGAGTGTGTGGCCAGGGGCACTGCTGTCCCCCAGGTAGGGCAGGTTGACTCTCAGTTAACCCTTTCCCCATGTGGCCTCAGGGAGCatgctggccagcagctgcaggcacgCTGCCTGGTCCTGGGATGCGCCCACCTCCCCTCTTAGAAGAGGCTGGAGAACACCTGCCGCTCAGCCGAGAGGAGGCCAAGCCACAGGCTGAAATCCGCTCTGAAGCGTGCCGAGGTTTCCTGTGCTATGATTagcagctctggggctgtgAGCACCCGCGGAGCTGCGAGTGGTTTGCTATGGGATCAGGGAGCCTGGACACCAGGCTTCTTATCCCAGTCCTCTTTCCGAACCTGGCTCTGGTGTAACTGTGAGTTCAAAGCAGCCTCTGGGGGTGCCAAAAGCTGGCACAAATCCAGGGCAGGAAGGATTCGATGAAGGACGAGGTATTATTTCATTGCAGTGGCTAAAGCGCTCTGGGTGGGCGGGCTCCTGAACCCACAGAGTGAGTCAGGGCCAGGGAAGGGTTGGATGTCAGGGAGCCCACGGGGCAGTGACACAGGTCCTATAGGGAGAAGCTGGGGCCCCTTGTGAAATGAGGATTCGGCTGCAGGCAAGAGACTGCTGGTAAATTAGGGAGCAGAGGGGTGTGCCAGGGCCCCCTCCTCGTGAACAGAGGAAAGTGTGGGTTCCTGTCTTCTTCCTGCTCTGGGGGATGCCTAGGAGTCAGCTTGCCCACTGCTGTGCAGTTGCCTTTCACCCCTCCTTCCTCACCACCTACTCCTCACCCCTTTCTCACCATCCTTTCCATCCTGCCTGGTCCTGGCTTGACTcaggcaggggacagagggcacagctgcaggcagaggacagCCAGTACCTGGTGCCTCCCACAGCTCTGGTCCGGGAGGACCTGACAGCCCCTGGCCCATGTCAAGCAGCCTGAGCACGACGTGGTGTGCCCGGAGGGAGAGTGCCAGCGCACCTTTCCCTGTGCTGGCCAGGGAGGTGTGTGGGTGGCTCGGCTTGGACAGACAAGGAGGCTCCTCGTGGACCATGGACCAGGGCCAggctgctgagcacagcacagctttgctgcCAGGCACTTGGCAGAGCCTGCCTGTGTGGGGTGTGActgccctggctcctgcctcTTGCTGAGGAGGCAGAGACAAGCGTGTGTCCTGTGAAGTGGCACCGCAGCCCCTTAGGGCTGGCTGGAAGTGGGCGACTCCGTTCTGGCCGCCAGCCTCGGCAAACCctgccttccctttcccagTCACCACCACCGACCTGGAGCTCTCTGGCATGAGGACCCTGGAGCACGTGGCCGTCACCGTCACCATAACCCACCCCCGTCGTGGCAACCTGGAGATCCGGCTCTTCTGCCCCAGCGGCATGATGTCCCTGATAGGGACCACCAGGAGCATGGACTCGTAAGCACCGAGGGGGACAGGGTGCGGAGGCTCCcgctgcagggcagggcaccCAGCCCGGCTGGCCCCGGGCAAGAGAGCCAGGGCCCATCCAGCCTTGTGGCTCAGGCTGCGTTGCCCTCTCATGGGTTGTTTCTCCTCACCCTTTGGCAGGGACCCCAATGGCTTTGCTGACTGGACCTTCTCCACAGTCCGGTGCTGGGGCGAGGAGGCACAGGGCACGTACAGACTGGTTGTCAGGGACATCGGTGAGTCCTGCCTTCCCGGGGTCCTTCATGGGGCGGTCGCAGTAGCTCCACGCCATGtcctggggagctggcagctcagTGCCTGAGTGGCCGCGCGTTAAGTCCATGCAGTGCCACCCATCCGGGTGGGCAAGTTCCCTGCTGGACCAACCCGTTCCTTCCCCAGGAGACGAGAGCCTAAGGCCTGGGACCTTGAAGCAGTGGCAGCTGACCCTGTACGGCTCCTCCTGGTCCCCAGCAGAGATGAAGGAACGGCAGAGGTAGGACACCACAACTCTGTCTTGGTGGGGAGACAGGAGGCGGAGGGCTGAGGGGCCGTATCCTGAGTCTCTGAGCAGGTGCTGCAAGGTGTGTGGCAGGGtgaggctgcagcctggctgctggtcCCTAGCACGGGGCACCGGGGTACCTCAGTACACTTCACAGGGGAGCTGTGGGCTGTAGAAAACCGCTCTGTTGGCTGGGTCTGACCCAGGAGGGCAACCCTCATGGGGCGAGAGGCGCTGCAGACCCTTGGTGGGCATTTGGGACCCTCCCTGGAGCGGCCCTGCCTGCAAGGACCCTGATGGTGCCTCTGtcccccaggctgctggaggAAGCCATGAGCGGGCAGTACCTGAGCAGCAacttctccctgccctgcccgccaGGGCTGGAGATCCCCGAGGAGCAGCGCTACACCATCACAGCCAACACCCTCAAGGTGAGCCTGCCTGCAGGCCGGGACACTGGCCGGGACGCTGTCCTCTGCAGGAGTGGGAATCGGCCTCACTGATCCCCCTGGCGCCGTGCCCTCTCCTCTGGGCAACGGGGCCGGGCTCTGGGGTGGTCAAGGGCTTTGTTTCTTAAGGGGTTTCCTCCTCTGTAGACCCTCCTGCTGTTGGGATGCTTTGCCGTGTTCTGGACTTTCTACTACATGCTGGAGGTTTGCCTGACGAGGAACAATGTGGGGCTTGACGTGACCTGCAATGGCTCCACTGCCTGCAAATGGTAccagcagggagggaagcacaGAGCCCTGGAGAGCGGCCTGGAGATGGAGTCTGTGCCCCTCTACCGGGAGAAGGACATTGAGGACGTTGAGATGGAGTGTGAGCACCCAGAGCCTGCCCGAGAGGATGAGGGGGAGGAAGGGTCCTggacccccacccaccccaaactTCCCAGCAGTGGGAGAGCTGTGAGCTTCCACGAGGCGGCCCCAGCCGCGGCAGGGTACCTTGGCCGGGAGGCGACGGCCGAGCTCCTCTCGGAGGACAGGGAGCACCAGACATGCtagctggggctgggggtttGGGCTGCGTCCCTCCCTCTCGGTACGACCTTCCCGTGCACGCGCAGCAGAGACTTCCTGAGCCACCAAGGACTGTTGCCGTTGTGTCCTACGGAGGTTGGCATTGGAAGTGGCTCAGAAACAAGGAGAAGGAATGCTGGCAGTGGAAGGGGagcttccctttccttcccactggaaagcaaagcaagcctTAAACCCATTCCGAATGGAGCCTGCGCCGCAGCGACGCGGGGGGCTTCCCTTCGTGCGTGGAGCAAGGCCCTGTGACAATGGCTCCTGGGTGCGTGGCAGCCGTGGCAGAGCTCCTCATGGAGCCcccagcacgccacagccccTGTGGCGTTGTGGCACGGGGAAGAAGCGTCACTTTGTCCCTGACCTCTGCAGGGTGAGCCTGGAAAGTGCGGCAGAGCCCCGGCAGGAgcctctgcaggcagggaccccACAGCACTGTCCTTTTCCTGTCCTGCTGGGCTCGGAGCTGGCCCCTACCCACCAGTTACACCGAGCTTGGAAGCAGGGAGCCGTTTTGCCCATCTCCAGCCAGCGCTTGCGCCCTGTCCCCTGcgctctgcccctgcctggcCTCCCGCAGGCACCGAGCAGCTGTGcggctggggagggaggcaggaggctggggagggaggcagcaggctggggagggaggcagcaggcgGCTGGGCTTCCTCAGCGTCCTGCGGGGGGGCAGGACAGGACGGGCTGCCCCTGCTGCGGCGGGCACAGAGGCACATGTGGCAGCACGAGCGGGCTGAGCCGCTTCCCCGGGCTGTTTCCCCACGGCACTGGGGCCTCGGTGTGTGCCCGCTGCCCAGCAGGGATGAGGCTGGGGGTGATGCCCGGttggggctgggaaggggagatGGAGTTGCTCTGGCAGTGGCTCGTGGGTGAGCGGGGTTGGCTTGTTCATGTGTCTTTGGGTTcgttggtttatttttttaaagctggggtttgtttttttaatcagcaaaGCCCTTTTGTGTAGCTTTCCAAATAAAGTCTGAAAAACCCTCCTCTCCCCAATCCATCACTCCTCTGCCCTCCCAACACTTTCTCGCTGTGGAAACGTGAGTcacccagcacctcccagccccagcgcccGTGGGGACGGGATGCAGTGGCGGGGCGCTGGGGCTGCTCGGGGTCTGTGCCCTGATCCCTGGGAGCCGGGGTAACcagggctgctccgggcagGGGGAGAGTGGAAGGAGTGAGAAGGAAGGTGGGTGCTGTGGCTCaggtgggagcaggcagagccaccCTGCGGAGCCATCCAAAGCTGTAGGGAAAGCCTAAGCCCCGGCTCTAGTTTTCCCAGTTTCGGAGCTGGAAGAAGGAGCAAATGTGGCCCAGGtgccttcagcagcttttcaggAGGGTGGCTTCGGCTTTCTCTGCACCGCTGGCCAGGGGTGATagggtggggaggaagaaacCTCCTGAGGCCACGCTAGATGAATAACCTTTTAATTTTGACAAAAACAAAGTACAAAACCGAGgccaattttcttttctccccgTTCGCAAGGGTCGCTGCAGCAGtggcgcggggctgcgggcaggcaGGATGGCTCCGGCGGCTGGGGCACGtgcccttcccaccccccgTCCCAGGGATGGCGGcagggcacccatgggtgccagcGAGCgcagcaggggcagggccaGCTGGCGGTGGGGATCGCAGGGGTGTGCGAGGCCGGGGGGCAAGGGCTGCCTGGGGCACGGCGCGAGCGTGGTGGGGCTGCCCCCGTGTCCCCGAGGCTGGGTGCGTCACCATGCGCGGGGGCCACGGCTGGGCGCGTGCTGCCGTTGCTTGCGCTGAAGGGTCGGTTGGGCTGGCTGGCGTTTTCTTTCCAATAAATACCAATCGGTGAGGGGCGGCCACCGGTGCTTGGGTGGCTGCAGCGCGCTGGGCCGGGGGGAGCGAAGGCGGAGGTcccggctggggctgctctcccggcagtgggagggctgggggcggcGAGGGGGGCTGCCTAGCTGATGATCTGCCGGGGCCGGCCGTAGCTCATCCCCGCCTGTGATGCCCCCTTGTTGCTCCCCATCTGTAAGCCGATGACGTTCTTGCCCTCCTTTAGCTGGCTCTCGGTGAACTCCCGCTTGTGCTCCTGCGCTTTCctgtggggtggagggagaggcCATATGGCACCTGTgcccccccagggcagccagaCCTTCATCCCcagggtgccagcagcctccGTGCCCCAGGGGTGCCCCAGCCACCCACCCTTCCCCTCCAAAAGCTCAGCATCCTGCATCCACGTGCTCCAGGGCACCGCCGGGCAGTGGAAAGAGCCCACCCCAGGCAGCCACAGGGGTTGGGGGTCCCTATGCCCGGGCCCATGCTCCTCCACTTACTTCATGAACCAGTTGGGGTCCCCGTGGTAGTTCCCGTCGTTCTTGGTGACCGCCAGGCTCCCCAGGGCCATCAGTGTCCTCTGCACCGCCGCCATGTCCTTGGCTGCCGAGGGACAGCGGGGCGTGAGGATGGGCACAGCGCAGCGGCCTCAGCACCCCCCACCTCcggctgcccccaccccccacccgcACCTTCAAAGAGGTCGACGGTCTGGAACATGTCCGTCTTGACCACACCATAGTCCTCGGCCGCCTTGAGGAACTGGGCGATCTGCTCCATCTGCTTGAAGACCATGGTGGGGGGGCTGTCAGGGATCTTGACAGGCTTGGAGCCGTCGGGGTAGAGGCTGTTCACCAGCCTGCTGAGGACCTGCCggcagaggagaggctgggCTCGCAGCACCGCACACGCCACTGGCTGCGGGGCCCCCGACCGGCCACCCACCCATCTCTGGGGCCGGTGGGCGCCGTGGgtgcccggcccccccccccccccacttaCGATGCCATTCTTCAGCCAGACCTGGAAGCCCAGGCGGCCTCGCTCGGGGCGACCCACCGCAGCCCCGCACTGCGCCACGATCCACTCCACCAGCCGGTCCTCCAGCTCGTCGTCGTACTTCTTCTCGATCTTGGACTGGACGTCCCTGCTCAGGCCATATGACGGGCCCTTGTTTGCCATATCTGCGGTGGGTAGGAGACCTGGCAGCGGGACGGGGACCATCAGGCTGCGGAGAtgctgtccccctgcccagggacaCGGCAGCCGCCCCAACACCCTGTGGCATCCACCTCTCGTCCTGGTGCCGTGGGGATGTGCcctcctcccagctcttcccttgcCACACCACGGCCCTTCAGCTCTGCCCGGGAGCATTGGAGGATGGGCGCATGGCCAAGAtccccccagcctgcccggACAGAGGGTTCCTGTCTCAGCAGAGGTGCCTTGTCCCCAGTCCCCAACTCAGGCTGTGCAGGAGAGCAGCCTaatccccatccctgcctgctcaggGTTGGCACTGAGGTCCCTGGCATGGCCGTGCCccgcagctggagcagctgtgctgccccaCGGGcgctgcagagcagaggggtcCAGGTGGCAGGGTGACTGTGGCACAGCATGGTGGCCATGGCACGGCGGGGTGGCTGGGGCACGCTGGCCGTGGCGCTGTGGGATGGCCTTGGCACAGCGGGTCCCGGTGCCGAGGAGGAGTGCAGGCGAGGCAGGACCACGGCGGGAGCCGTGCCTGTGCCCTTGTAAGGGCATGCGGCGGGCAGAGATGGCAGGtagctggctgcaggcagggctggaggatgCCAGGGAGGATGCCAGGGGGGACTGGCACTGTGAGCTGGCAGCCAAGCCCTCAGCGGAGCTGGCCTCACCCACCCCCCCGGCTCAGCACCCTGCTCAGCATTAAGCCCCTGAGTGCCCGGGCTGCGCTCTCGAGGAGCTGTGTGCTCGGTGCCTGcacccacagcctgccccaggtgGGCTCACCCCGGCGGCCAGGCAGATGCACCCCGGCTCCTGCAGGACAGGCTCTGAGACCTGGCACAGCTCGGTGCAGCAGAGGACGCTGACCCCgcttgctgctggtggtgcgGCAGCCCCCCACGAGCCccacaggcagcctgtgcccagaTCCCGGGCACTGCCAGGCACGtccagcagagccacagcaagCTCCGCTCAGTGCCCTGGCTGCCCAGTGCCCCGTGCCCTGGCCCATTCCGGCACAGGGGGAGTGCGTGCAGACCCCAGCCTCACCAGTCATGGCTCCCCTGGCCACACGGCAGTGTCTGTTGGCCACcagctgcccccggccccgcaaGCCAAGTGCCCCAAGGCATGGGGCAGAAACAGGCAAGTGGAGGCTTGACCGACCCCCCCCCTCCACGCTGAGCCCGCAGCCGCACAGCCCCGACGGCAGCACAATcctgaggagcaggagcagcaccgAACCCTgggcagcacccccagggagCCACGTCCCCAGTCCGAGCACCGGTTTCCCCTCATCTGGGGAGCGGGGTTGCAATCCAAAGAGCAGCATCCACATCCTGGGGAGCGTCACCCCCATCCAGGGAACACCATCCCCATCCCGGGGAGCGGCATCCCAGTCGGAGCGGTGGAATCCCCATCTAGGGAGCAGGATTGCAGTCCCAGGAGCGACACCGACATCCTAGGTGTGGGGTCCCCATCCCGTGGAGCAGCACCCCCACACCAGGGGGTGGCATCCCCACCCCGGGCCCCCTCCCCACtgcactcccccaccccccaccccccgctgcAGCAGGACTTACAAGCAGCTGCTCACGGAGGCGAGGGGCGATGCTCTGCGCGGGAGCCAGCACACTgcacagctgggaagagctgacCCTGCGCTAAAAGGCCGACGCCAGGACAGTGATGTCAGCGCAGCCGGGGGGCcaacccccccagccctccctcccgGGGCGCGCCAGCCCCGCGGCGCATCATCACTCCAGCCCAGGCACCATATTTGGGGAAAGACTCCGAAAATCGGTGACCAAGGCCCGTGCCCAAGCATTCCCTGCGTGCCTCCACCCCAGTGGGtttgggagcagggaggaagcggggccgggggctgatGGAGTAAGTCCTTTTATAGCCAGGGCCGCAGCCGCCGCAGAGGGTTTCTGCCCTGACTTCATGGCTGGTTTCCCCATGTGCTCACCAccggggagctggggcagccgAGCGGGGCTCCCCACAGGGCTGCCGTGGGGCACAGCCACCCGGGCAGCACCCACGGCTGCGGCGTGCCCTGCtcagcctggccagggcagcGAGGCTGCGGGTATCCCGTGGGCACCGTGCCTGGGCATCCCGCAGCCGGCCCCGGGATTCCTGCCGCCCAGGCTGGCAGCAACCAGCTGCAGCGGGCCAGGGCACCGCGAGGCATGTAGCAGCCCTGGGATGCTACGGGGAGTCCCAGGACCCTTGCTGCCTGTGAGGTGGGACCTCCCTGAGCATCCCTACtcccccaggggctgccggTCCCCCGCACCCCACAgacctgcccccagcagcccccgtGCTGCACAGGGGGTCTCTGgtgcaggagggaggcagcagcgCGGTCGAGAGCCCCTGCGGCATCTTCCCTCTCCCCAAGTCCTGGTGGGAAGGAGGaaccagtgctgcagcagagcctggctgacACCCGCCggcagcaaggcagggcagagcccacGGCCTCCGCTGCCCCCCGAGGACCCCCCGGTGTCCCCCAGGCTCCCGCTgcccaggcaggaggcagcaggcgTGGGCAAAGTGCAGACACTTTAATTAGCGAGTCCCTTCCCAGCAGACCCACGCACGGAGAGCACACGGCAGCCTCGGTGGGGagcggtggggggggggggcacacagTGGGCAACACCCCCCCGGGATGCTAAAGGAGATGTGAGGGGGGCTGCTCCAGCCACCGGCACCAGCACCGGCACCGCACTGGAGGCATGGACCCCACCTTCCACCCATACGACTCAGGCACTGAAGAGAGACCCGCACCCATGTGCTCAGGGGGCCACGGGGCTGCGGGCACAGCGCGCACCCCGGCCCTCCACCGTGCCCATGGGCGCATGGACacggagcagcagcagcagcaccttttcCAGTGTCACTTGTCACCAAGGACGggtgccccagcagccccccagtcCCATTTTTGGCTACGACGAGCCTGGGGACAGGCACGTAGCACCTGGGAGAGACCTGGCTGATGGGGAGGAGGCACACCGGGACCCCCGGGCTGCACGGGGAGGGGGACGGAGCAGCTGTTGGGACCCACAGCACAGGCATCCCTCCCTAGGGGCACGCACTGCCCTGGGTGGGTCCCCGCTCTGGGGGCCTGCGGCTGGGCATTTGGCACAGTCCCAGGGCAGCGGGCAGCTGTGGGCCCCTAGAAGACGTAGATCTTGTCCCGCTGGACGCAGTCCAGGTCATCGTCCAGCGTCAGCAGCACCtgcggggcgaggggagcggggctgctGTGAGCCGGGGTGGCCgggggcagccagcagccgCACCGCCGGTGGGCAGCACCTACCAGGAAGGAGCCGAACATGGCGATGGAGGAGAGGAAGTGCCAGATGTCGTGGTCATCAAAGAAGTCGAGCAGGATGCAGTCGCGGTTGTGCTCCCGGGACTCAGCCGGTGTTTTCTGTGGGGGACAGGGGCAGCCATCACCAtgccagcccacagccagccaccCTGCCACACCGCCTGCCCACTCACCTGCCAGGTGCTGAGCCcctggaagaagaagaagagggcGAAGCCCCAAACCACCGAGGTGCCAATGATGCAGAGCAAGGGGATGAGCTTGATGCGCTCGCCGCTGCGGAGCTGCGGGGGAGACCAGGGTCAatgtgcaggcaggagcctgcagGGGGGCCAGTCCCTGTCCAGCCCACCCTGCacagccgggcagggggctggcagccttGGCTCGCACCTTCATGATGATGTAGAAGGCGAAGTAGAGAAGGAGGTTGCAGATGCCGATGGCCAGCAGGTAGGAAGCGAAGTCATTGGGGCGGACAATGAGGCCGTAGGCAGCgctggggaggcagggacaggcagtggGGTCAGTGCAGCCTGGGGGTCCCCCCGCCTGCCGTGCCCATGCGCCCCACTGTCCCTGAGGCACGCCGGCAGCCCCCGGGAGATTGGGCAGCGCATGGGGACACCAGGGCTGCCGCAGCTACAGGGGGGACCTGTCATGCTCGGCTCACAGCTGTCACAAGCTGGCTGtcctcagcccagccccagcagaggGGACCGCAGCCAGCAGGGCCATGTCACaggagcagggtgggggtggcagcagggacgGGGAGCGCCGACCAGGCTGGGAGAAGTGTCGCGGGGTCTGGCGTGTGCCCAGCTCCGCACTTACAGAGACCAGTTGATGATGTTTCCCATGACCAAGAGCACCATTCGATCCTGCAAAGGGTGAGGGGGGGCCGTGAGGGGCAGGCAGCCGGCCGCTccagggagggagggctgccaggtggggtctcagcagagccagggacCCTGGTGCCACGAGCCGCGGTGCCAGCACTCACCACGTACATGGGCCCACTGCACTGCCGGACGCAGTCCGTGTACAGCACATGCAGGATCCTGCGCAGGATGCCCGAatctgcagggagaggagaagtCGCACCGGGGGCACCGCTGCgctgccccccacccaccctgctCGCAGCAGTGCCCCCCACCTCACCCAGCTTCCAGCGCCCCATGTAGTAGagctgggtgctcagcagcagggtggCCACGATGTGGATGACGGAGAAGACAATCCAGAAGGCTGTGTTCCCCTTGCCGAAGACCTGCGGGGCGAGTGGGGTGGTGGGC
This DNA window, taken from Falco cherrug isolate bFalChe1 chromosome 17, bFalChe1.pri, whole genome shotgun sequence, encodes the following:
- the TAGLN gene encoding transgelin, with the protein product MANKGPSYGLSRDVQSKIEKKYDDELEDRLVEWIVAQCGAAVGRPERGRLGFQVWLKNGIVLSRLVNSLYPDGSKPVKIPDSPPTMVFKQMEQIAQFLKAAEDYGVVKTDMFQTVDLFEAKDMAAVQRTLMALGSLAVTKNDGNYHGDPNWFMKKAQEHKREFTESQLKEGKNVIGLQMGSNKGASQAGMSYGRPRQIIS